One Owenweeksia hongkongensis DSM 17368 genomic region harbors:
- a CDS encoding DNA topoisomerase IV subunit B, producing the protein MAQADYTEDNIRSLDWKEHIRLRPGMYIGKLGDGSSHDDGIYILLKEVLDNSVDEFVMGAGKTIEISIKDGQVVVRDYGRGIPLGKMIDVVSKINTGAKYDSKAFKKSVGLNGVGAKAVNALSDYFTVQAVRDGKTKIARFEKGQLVEDEDIKESSLRKGTKITFKPDNSVFKNYRFVNQYIEKMLWNYAYLNPGLTIMFNGEKFYSENGLKDLLADNLDGPTLHDIIHLKDDDIEIALTHSDKSQSEQYYSFVNGQHTTQGGTHQTAFREALVKTFRDFYNKNFDPSDIRQSVVAAISVKVIEPVFESQTKTKLGSSDMGPDGPTVRTFINDFMKNKLDNFLHRNEEIAEVIYKKILRAEKERKELSGIKKLARDRAKKASLHNRKLRDCRAHYNDLKHERRLETTLFITEGDSASGSITKSRDVNTQAVFSLKGKPLNCYNLTKKVVYENEEFNLLQAALNIEDGLEDLRYNNVVIATDADVDGMHIRLLLITFFLQFFPELVKEGHLYILQTPLFRVRNKKETHYCYSEDERREAMAKCGAKAEITRFKGLGEISPDEFKHFIGEDIRLDPVMLGKDATIAQLLEFYMGKNTPDRQKFIINNLRIEKDLIDEEEAAE; encoded by the coding sequence ATGGCGCAAGCAGATTATACAGAAGACAATATTCGGTCACTCGATTGGAAGGAACATATCAGGCTAAGGCCGGGTATGTACATCGGAAAGTTGGGTGACGGAAGTTCGCATGATGATGGTATTTACATTCTACTAAAAGAGGTGCTGGACAACTCTGTGGATGAGTTTGTGATGGGCGCTGGTAAAACCATAGAGATTTCTATAAAAGATGGTCAAGTTGTAGTTCGTGATTACGGTCGTGGAATTCCTCTGGGTAAGATGATTGATGTGGTTTCTAAAATCAATACCGGAGCGAAGTATGATAGCAAAGCTTTTAAAAAGTCAGTAGGACTCAACGGGGTTGGAGCCAAGGCTGTAAATGCCCTTTCTGATTATTTTACCGTGCAAGCCGTTAGAGATGGCAAAACAAAAATTGCCCGATTTGAAAAAGGACAGCTTGTAGAGGATGAAGATATTAAGGAGAGTTCGCTACGCAAGGGAACCAAAATTACTTTTAAGCCTGATAATTCGGTTTTTAAAAATTACCGCTTTGTAAATCAGTACATCGAAAAGATGTTGTGGAACTATGCCTATTTGAATCCGGGCTTGACCATTATGTTTAACGGTGAAAAGTTTTACTCTGAAAACGGGCTGAAGGACTTATTGGCCGATAATTTGGATGGCCCTACTCTTCACGATATTATTCACCTTAAGGATGATGATATTGAAATTGCTTTAACACATAGTGATAAAAGTCAAAGCGAACAGTATTATTCATTTGTAAACGGTCAACATACCACGCAAGGAGGAACACATCAAACGGCCTTTAGAGAGGCTTTAGTGAAAACCTTCCGTGATTTTTACAATAAGAATTTTGACCCCTCAGATATCCGCCAGAGTGTGGTGGCTGCTATAAGTGTGAAGGTAATAGAGCCTGTGTTTGAATCTCAAACAAAAACTAAGCTGGGCTCTAGCGATATGGGACCAGATGGGCCTACTGTCCGCACTTTTATCAATGACTTTATGAAAAATAAGCTCGACAACTTTCTTCATAGAAATGAAGAGATTGCTGAGGTTATTTATAAAAAAATACTCCGTGCCGAAAAGGAGCGCAAGGAGCTTAGTGGAATTAAAAAACTGGCACGTGATCGTGCTAAAAAAGCCAGTCTTCACAATAGAAAATTAAGAGACTGCCGCGCTCATTACAATGATTTAAAACATGAACGCAGGCTCGAAACAACTTTGTTTATTACCGAGGGTGACTCGGCTTCAGGATCAATCACCAAATCACGAGATGTAAATACTCAGGCCGTTTTTAGTCTTAAAGGAAAACCGCTCAACTGCTACAACCTTACCAAAAAGGTGGTGTACGAAAACGAGGAGTTTAATCTCCTTCAGGCTGCTTTAAATATTGAGGACGGACTTGAGGATTTGCGTTACAACAATGTGGTGATTGCTACCGATGCCGATGTGGATGGTATGCACATTCGTCTTTTGCTGATTACTTTCTTCCTTCAGTTTTTCCCGGAGTTGGTAAAAGAAGGACACTTGTATATTTTACAAACTCCACTTTTTAGAGTTCGAAATAAAAAAGAAACGCACTACTGCTACAGCGAAGATGAGCGTAGAGAAGCTATGGCTAAATGTGGTGCCAAAGCCGAAATTACCCGATTCAAAGGATTGGGTGAAATTTCACCAGATGAGTTTAAGCACTTTATTGGTGAAGATATTAGGCTTGACCCAGTGATGCTTGGGAAGGATGCAACTATTGCCCAGCTTCTTGAGTTTTACATGGGGAAAAACACACCGGACAGGCAGAAGTTTATCATCAACAATCTGCGCATTGAAAAAGATTTAATTGACGAAGAAGAGGCAGCAGAGTAA
- a CDS encoding DNA gyrase/topoisomerase IV subunit A has product MEEENNALEPENQDNDKVTVTHVSGMYEDYFLDYASYVILERAVPALDDGLKPVQRRIMHAMREMEDGRYHKVANVIGQTMRFHPHGDASIGDALVALGQKDLMIDTQGNWGNILTGDRAAAPRYIESRLTKFALEVGFSPKVTEWQASYDGRAKEPVHLPVKFPLLLAQGVEGIAVGLSTRLLPHNFNELIDASIKILRGRSFTLLPDFPTGGIADFSQYNEGVRGSRVRVRAKISMEDKKTLVITQVPFGTTTTSLIDSVIKANDKGKIKIKKIEDNTAENVEILVHLVPGVSPDKMIDALYAFTDCEVSIAPLSCVIYDDKPLFVGVKEILKRSTDRTLDLLRQELEIQLRELEEQWHFASLERIFIEEKIYRDIEEAETWEEVIGNIREGLTPHIKHLIREVTDDDITRLTEIRIKRISKFDKDKADQHILDLEGRIEAVKHNLANLVDFAVEYFKNIKKKYGEGRERKTEIKLFEDIDATKVAIANTKLYVNREEGFIGTSLKKDEFVTDCSDIDDIIVFLKNGKMMVTKVDQKTYIGKNIIHVAVWKKGDKRTVYNMIYRDGAKGASYMKRFNVTSITRDKEYDLSQGKPATEVLYFTANPNGEAEQVTVFLRNLQGLRKLKIEIDFAELAIKGRVSKGNRVTKYPVKKIELSEEGVSTLAARKIWFDDSVQRLNADERGELLGSFKGQDQILEVTQTGHYRLLGFDLSTHFEEDMIIIEKFNPKKPLTAIYFDGEKERFYVKRFIPEASAKKELFISESDGSYLEAVFSDWYPRVELVFKKIKGKQKENEEIVLSDFISVKGMKAQGNQLTRDEVKDILRLEPLPLVQEAEKEEEAGEDSSEDQESSIDNSGQPTLF; this is encoded by the coding sequence ATGGAAGAAGAAAACAACGCTTTAGAACCAGAAAATCAAGACAACGACAAAGTTACGGTAACCCATGTGTCGGGGATGTACGAGGATTATTTCCTTGATTATGCGTCCTATGTAATTCTTGAGCGCGCGGTACCAGCCCTTGATGATGGATTGAAACCTGTGCAGCGCAGAATTATGCACGCCATGCGTGAAATGGAAGATGGACGCTATCATAAGGTGGCAAACGTAATTGGTCAAACCATGCGTTTTCACCCACATGGTGATGCTTCTATTGGCGATGCTTTGGTGGCTCTGGGCCAAAAGGATTTGATGATTGACACCCAGGGAAACTGGGGTAATATCTTGACCGGTGACCGTGCGGCTGCACCTAGATATATTGAGTCACGCCTTACCAAGTTTGCACTTGAAGTAGGTTTTAGCCCAAAGGTAACCGAGTGGCAAGCTAGCTATGATGGGCGAGCTAAGGAGCCTGTTCACCTTCCGGTAAAATTTCCACTGCTACTTGCGCAAGGAGTGGAGGGTATAGCAGTAGGTTTATCTACGCGCTTGCTTCCACATAATTTTAATGAACTTATAGATGCCTCGATAAAAATTTTGCGAGGCCGTAGTTTTACTTTGTTACCAGATTTTCCCACTGGTGGAATTGCTGATTTTTCACAGTACAATGAAGGGGTGAGAGGAAGTCGCGTTCGGGTACGAGCGAAGATTTCGATGGAAGACAAGAAAACTCTTGTGATTACTCAGGTGCCTTTTGGAACCACCACTACCAGCCTTATTGACTCTGTGATAAAGGCGAATGACAAGGGGAAAATCAAAATCAAAAAGATTGAGGATAATACCGCTGAGAATGTGGAGATCCTTGTTCATTTGGTGCCTGGGGTTTCTCCCGACAAAATGATTGATGCGCTGTATGCCTTTACAGATTGTGAGGTTTCTATCGCCCCACTTTCCTGTGTGATATATGATGATAAGCCTTTGTTTGTTGGGGTTAAAGAAATCCTTAAACGTTCCACAGACCGCACATTAGATTTGCTAAGACAAGAGTTGGAAATTCAACTTAGAGAACTTGAAGAGCAATGGCATTTCGCTTCGCTAGAGCGCATCTTTATTGAAGAAAAAATATACCGGGATATTGAAGAAGCGGAAACCTGGGAAGAGGTAATTGGTAATATCCGTGAAGGGTTGACACCACACATTAAGCATCTTATCCGTGAAGTTACCGATGATGATATTACCCGTCTTACGGAGATTCGAATAAAGCGTATTTCTAAGTTTGATAAGGATAAGGCTGATCAGCACATTCTAGATCTTGAAGGTAGAATTGAAGCTGTAAAGCATAATCTGGCCAACTTGGTAGACTTTGCGGTAGAGTACTTCAAAAACATTAAAAAGAAGTATGGTGAAGGGCGTGAGCGCAAGACGGAAATCAAGCTGTTTGAAGATATTGATGCCACAAAGGTGGCAATCGCTAACACCAAGCTTTACGTAAATAGGGAGGAAGGGTTTATCGGTACAAGCTTGAAAAAGGATGAGTTTGTAACCGATTGCTCCGATATAGATGACATTATTGTTTTTCTTAAAAATGGAAAAATGATGGTGACCAAAGTGGATCAGAAAACCTATATAGGGAAAAATATAATTCATGTAGCTGTTTGGAAAAAAGGCGACAAGCGCACAGTTTACAATATGATCTATCGAGATGGGGCTAAAGGTGCTTCTTACATGAAGCGCTTTAATGTAACCAGTATCACTCGTGATAAGGAGTACGATTTGTCCCAAGGAAAACCGGCTACAGAAGTGCTTTATTTTACGGCAAATCCCAATGGAGAAGCCGAACAGGTAACCGTGTTTTTGCGAAATCTGCAAGGTTTACGCAAGCTGAAGATCGAAATCGACTTTGCTGAATTGGCTATTAAGGGGAGGGTTTCAAAAGGAAATCGGGTAACCAAATATCCAGTAAAGAAAATTGAGCTAAGTGAAGAAGGAGTAAGCACTTTAGCGGCACGTAAAATTTGGTTTGATGATAGCGTACAACGTCTAAATGCTGACGAAAGAGGAGAGCTTTTGGGAAGCTTCAAGGGGCAAGACCAAATTTTGGAAGTCACCCAAACGGGGCACTATCGTCTTTTGGGTTTTGACCTTAGCACGCATTTTGAAGAGGATATGATTATCATCGAGAAGTTTAACCCTAAGAAACCCCTGACGGCTATTTATTTTGATGGTGAGAAAGAACGATTTTATGTGAAGCGCTTTATTCCGGAGGCATCAGCCAAGAAGGAGCTTTTTATCAGCGAAAGCGATGGATCGTATTTAGAAGCAGTTTTTTCAGATTGGTACCCACGAGTTGAGCTCGTGTTTAAGAAGATAAAAGGGAAGCAAAAGGAGAATGAGGAAATTGTGTTGAGCGACTTTATTTCTGTAAAAGGAATGAAAGCTCAAGGCAACCAATTAACTAGGGATGAAGTCAAAGATATACTTAGATTAGAACCCTTACCTTTGGTGCAGGAAGCTGAAAAAGAGGAAGAAGCGGGTGAAGATTCGTCAGAAGATCAAGAGAGTTCCATAGATAACTCTGGACAGCCAACATTATTTTAG
- a CDS encoding choice-of-anchor B family protein, with the protein MKKLFSLWIALLCAFSVSAQDSLGVEKLSNFKFFDGINDIWGYADTSGNEYALVGINSGFAIVDVTVPTNPVQKHFISGANTTWRDIKTWSHYAYVVHDGVGPSNSDGVMIVDLNTIDSATISFTQFFPSVTIGGTKFDYSDAHNLYIDENGVLYLFGSNIGVGGACMFDLDTDPENPALLGVYDGNYYHDGVARGDTLWGAAINAGIFEAVNVSNKSNPVVMGSHATPNNFTHNIWFSDDNKTVFTTDERKGAYVTAYDVSDMNNITETDRIRTTIFDPNQVIPHNTHVLGDFLVTSYYTSGLQIVDASNPDILVETAYYDTSPLTGDGYNGAWGAYPFLPSGNILVSDRQEGLFVLSTDYPRACFFTAFVKDTATGNPIINASITMVGSTLSGSTNIFGNFRDGQRDTGDYVVVVQKSGYYPDTLLVKMREGKIVNRTVNLIPFGFSIDEDDVFSDGFRMYPNPNKGSVFIELDHVEDPIVEVKVNDVSGKTVLLKTVNAGNGKLQMEHSLPYGVYTISISNGRLEYAPQKLSVIR; encoded by the coding sequence ATGAAAAAACTTTTCTCCTTATGGATAGCACTTCTTTGTGCTTTCAGTGTTTCAGCCCAGGATAGCCTTGGTGTTGAAAAGCTCTCCAATTTTAAGTTTTTTGATGGCATAAATGATATATGGGGTTATGCTGATACCAGTGGTAATGAATACGCCTTGGTTGGAATAAATTCAGGGTTTGCAATTGTAGATGTTACAGTGCCTACCAATCCGGTTCAAAAGCATTTTATATCTGGTGCAAATACTACCTGGAGGGACATTAAAACCTGGAGTCACTATGCCTATGTAGTACATGATGGCGTAGGGCCAAGTAACTCTGATGGAGTAATGATTGTGGACTTAAACACAATAGACTCTGCAACAATTAGCTTTACTCAGTTTTTTCCTTCCGTGACTATTGGCGGAACTAAGTTTGACTATTCTGATGCTCATAATCTGTATATAGATGAAAATGGGGTGCTATACCTTTTTGGTTCTAATATTGGGGTGGGAGGAGCCTGTATGTTTGATCTGGATACCGATCCTGAAAACCCAGCTCTCTTGGGAGTGTACGATGGGAATTATTATCATGATGGAGTTGCACGCGGTGATACACTCTGGGGTGCTGCTATCAATGCCGGTATTTTTGAAGCTGTGAATGTTAGCAACAAATCCAATCCTGTGGTAATGGGCTCTCATGCTACGCCCAATAATTTTACGCACAACATTTGGTTTTCGGATGACAATAAAACGGTGTTTACCACTGATGAGCGTAAGGGGGCTTATGTGACAGCGTATGATGTAAGCGATATGAATAATATCACGGAAACTGACCGTATCAGAACAACTATTTTTGACCCAAATCAAGTAATTCCACATAATACACACGTACTCGGTGACTTTTTGGTGACTTCATATTATACTTCTGGTCTTCAAATTGTGGATGCTTCCAATCCTGATATTTTGGTGGAAACTGCCTACTATGATACTTCACCATTGACTGGTGATGGATACAACGGAGCTTGGGGAGCGTATCCATTTTTACCAAGTGGTAATATTTTGGTGAGTGATAGGCAGGAGGGGCTTTTTGTGCTCAGTACAGATTACCCTAGAGCTTGTTTCTTCACCGCTTTTGTAAAAGATACGGCTACAGGAAATCCGATTATCAATGCCAGTATTACTATGGTTGGGTCTACGTTGAGTGGAAGCACCAATATATTTGGAAACTTTAGAGATGGGCAGCGAGATACAGGAGATTATGTAGTGGTAGTGCAAAAAAGTGGATACTATCCCGACACCCTTTTGGTAAAAATGCGTGAGGGTAAAATTGTGAATCGCACGGTTAATCTTATTCCTTTTGGATTTTCCATTGATGAAGATGATGTTTTTTCTGATGGTTTTAGGATGTATCCCAATCCAAATAAGGGCTCCGTTTTTATTGAGTTAGACCATGTTGAAGATCCGATAGTAGAGGTGAAAGTAAATGATGTAAGTGGAAAAACGGTATTACTCAAAACAGTAAATGCTGGAAATGGAAAATTACAAATGGAACATAGCTTGCCATATGGTGTATACACTATTTCTATTTCAAATGGTAGGCTGGAATACGCTCCTCAAAAATTGTCGGTGATTCGGTAG
- a CDS encoding glycosyltransferase, with protein MPFLTLIIYFALTYLSFSVAYYFIFSFGSIFSKRKPSKKKSNQFKYAILIPGYKEDSVIYDVAKSTLNQNYDSALYEVIIIADSFQATTLKALKKLPITVVEVSFEKSTKTKALNRAMSEIGDDYDIALVLDADNIMETNFINKINQAFNSGFIAVQGRRVAKNLNTNFAVLDAISEEIGHNVFKKGPRFFGFSSALAGSGMAFDYAYFKKIMKDVHAIGGFDKELEVRILKDQNKIEYLPNAIVYDEKVQKAEAFYNQRRRWLSSQSNYLTKASRIAVKELLTKGNFDLFNKVIQWAIPPKLILLALVLISSSLVFLFSQNPILNRLMLTNLLGTFAFFLLSIPLKFYSITTLKAVMSIPYAFWLLSLALFKIKGANERFIHTPHGEEN; from the coding sequence ATGCCCTTCCTAACTCTAATTATATACTTCGCTTTAACATACCTCTCATTTTCTGTAGCCTATTATTTCATTTTTTCATTCGGCTCAATTTTTTCAAAGCGTAAGCCTTCAAAAAAAAAGAGTAATCAGTTTAAATACGCAATTCTTATTCCAGGGTATAAAGAAGATTCAGTAATTTATGATGTTGCAAAAAGTACATTAAATCAAAACTACGACTCAGCTCTTTATGAAGTAATTATCATAGCCGACTCTTTTCAGGCCACTACTCTCAAAGCGTTGAAAAAACTACCAATAACGGTCGTGGAAGTGTCATTTGAAAAAAGTACAAAGACAAAAGCTCTTAACCGGGCTATGTCAGAAATAGGAGATGATTATGACATTGCGCTGGTATTAGATGCGGATAATATTATGGAAACGAACTTCATAAATAAAATAAATCAGGCATTTAATAGTGGTTTTATTGCCGTTCAAGGCCGCAGAGTTGCTAAAAATCTCAATACGAATTTTGCAGTTTTAGACGCAATAAGCGAAGAAATTGGGCATAATGTATTTAAAAAAGGGCCGCGATTTTTTGGATTCTCCTCAGCTCTTGCAGGCTCAGGTATGGCGTTTGATTATGCTTATTTTAAGAAAATCATGAAGGATGTGCATGCTATTGGTGGCTTTGATAAAGAACTCGAAGTGCGCATCCTTAAAGACCAGAATAAAATAGAATATCTTCCAAACGCGATTGTATATGATGAGAAAGTTCAAAAAGCAGAAGCATTCTATAATCAACGTAGAAGGTGGCTCTCTTCACAATCGAATTATTTAACAAAAGCCTCAAGAATAGCTGTTAAGGAACTACTAACAAAGGGAAATTTCGACCTATTTAACAAAGTTATCCAATGGGCAATTCCTCCTAAATTAATACTTTTAGCTCTTGTACTGATATCTTCTTCCTTGGTATTTCTGTTTTCTCAGAACCCAATTTTGAATCGACTGATGCTAACAAACCTATTAGGCACATTTGCTTTTTTTTTACTCTCTATACCTCTTAAATTTTACTCTATTACCACGCTAAAAGCAGTCATGAGTATTCCCTATGCTTTTTGGCTGTTAAGCTTAGCTTTATTTAAGATAAAAGGTGCGAATGAGCGGTTTATCCACACCCCCCACGGTGAAGAAAACTGA
- a CDS encoding glycosyltransferase family 2 protein: protein MEHSTRLPLVSIVTINYNSKKETLELIKSLEGTTFENWELIVVDNASEESPLKDIKKLNPSVTVIESGQNLGFAGGNNLALRHCKGEYIFFVNNDTELDSNCLSTLVKTAQHLTEVAVISPKFQYYHSDGLLEYAGCTNINRFTARNRAIGHLEKSEKYSGLLETHYAHGGGMLVPKRIIEEVGPMEADFFLYYEEMDWCERIRRAGYKVYCQRDALIYHKESASVGKMSPLKTYYMNRNRILFMKRNYPFPKIIPFFFFYSFVSFPKNFLGYMIKGKQKHLRALYRGVFSHLNSKLTY, encoded by the coding sequence ATGGAACACTCTACACGTTTGCCACTCGTCTCTATTGTGACTATAAATTACAATAGTAAGAAGGAGACTTTGGAATTAATAAAATCTTTAGAGGGCACTACTTTTGAAAACTGGGAACTTATAGTGGTGGATAATGCCTCTGAAGAGAGTCCCTTAAAGGATATAAAAAAACTTAACCCAAGTGTAACGGTAATAGAAAGTGGGCAGAATCTGGGGTTTGCTGGCGGTAATAACCTTGCCCTTAGGCATTGCAAAGGAGAGTATATTTTTTTTGTAAATAATGATACTGAACTTGATTCCAACTGTCTGTCCACTTTGGTGAAGACTGCTCAACACCTAACCGAGGTTGCTGTTATTAGCCCAAAATTTCAATACTATCATAGTGACGGTCTTCTTGAGTATGCAGGCTGTACCAACATCAACCGCTTTACGGCCAGAAATAGAGCTATTGGACATCTTGAAAAGAGCGAAAAATACTCAGGGCTTCTGGAAACACATTATGCTCATGGAGGTGGAATGTTGGTACCCAAGAGGATCATTGAAGAAGTAGGGCCAATGGAGGCTGATTTTTTTCTATACTACGAAGAGATGGATTGGTGCGAAAGAATCAGAAGGGCAGGCTATAAAGTTTACTGTCAAAGGGATGCTCTAATTTATCATAAAGAATCTGCTTCGGTAGGAAAAATGAGCCCGCTTAAAACCTACTATATGAATAGAAACCGGATACTGTTTATGAAGCGAAACTATCCTTTTCCTAAAATAATACCTTTCTTTTTCTTTTACAGTTTTGTATCGTTTCCAAAAAATTTTTTGGGATACATGATCAAGGGGAAGCAAAAACACCTTAGAGCACTTTACAGAGGAGTGTTTTCTCATCTAAACTCTAAATTAACCTACTAA
- the asnB gene encoding asparagine synthase (glutamine-hydrolyzing) has product MCGIAGFCDFTKSLDKSVLSKMTDEIKHRGPDSSGNELYELRNANVGFGHRRLSILDLSEAGNQPMHKGSLSIIFNGEIYNFQTIKSELELKGHTFKSNSDTEVVLAAYVEYGMGALEKFIGMFSFAIFDRDKSKVFLVRDRVGVKPLFVFQNEKAIIFGSELKSFHKNALFEKKLDTDSLALYLKYNYVPAPHCIFKNTKKLQPGHYIEINLDNREINEVKYWDVIDDAYNQPKLDVSYKDAVNETEKILDSAFNYRMVADVPVGVFLSGGYDSTAVAALVQKNRKEKVKTFTIGFKEAQYNEAEEAKKIARHLGTDHTELYCTPNEARDILSSIPDIYDEPFADNSVVPTILVCKLASESVKVVLSGDGGDEIFAGYGKFKQAINFTNNIPNWLQSTLAGGMSLINPEKIPYLSGKYNFPSRYEKMINIWKSHSPYVAMKNISSFITDAEVGRLLNIEWKEKFTYFDIAPLLNDSNDDLNKLLAIDYRTFLMDNNLVKVDRASMSVSIEGREPFLDQRIIEYVGRLPSEYKIREGRTKALLKDVVHRYVPKEMMDRPKMPFIAPLTIWFRKEMKDLLIDHLSEESLVRHGLFNIQEVIKLRDSYLSGKPVSHQKVWNILLFQIWYDRYF; this is encoded by the coding sequence ATGTGTGGCATAGCTGGATTTTGTGACTTCACCAAGTCATTAGATAAAAGTGTTTTATCAAAAATGACTGACGAAATAAAACATAGGGGACCTGATTCTTCAGGAAACGAGCTGTACGAATTGAGGAATGCTAATGTGGGATTTGGCCACCGAAGATTATCTATTCTCGATCTCTCTGAGGCCGGTAATCAACCCATGCATAAGGGTAGCCTTTCGATTATTTTCAACGGAGAGATTTATAATTTCCAAACGATTAAATCCGAACTTGAATTAAAAGGACATACTTTCAAGTCTAACTCAGACACGGAGGTAGTTTTGGCCGCTTATGTAGAGTATGGTATGGGTGCCCTAGAGAAATTCATTGGGATGTTCTCGTTTGCCATATTTGACCGTGATAAGAGCAAGGTTTTCCTAGTTCGCGATAGAGTAGGTGTAAAACCTCTCTTTGTGTTTCAAAATGAAAAGGCGATAATCTTTGGCTCTGAATTAAAGTCTTTTCATAAGAATGCACTTTTCGAAAAAAAACTAGACACGGACAGTCTTGCGTTGTACCTTAAATACAACTACGTGCCAGCTCCGCATTGTATTTTTAAAAATACTAAGAAACTTCAGCCAGGGCATTATATCGAAATTAACCTAGATAATAGGGAGATAAATGAAGTAAAATACTGGGATGTAATTGATGATGCTTATAACCAGCCGAAACTAGATGTAAGCTATAAAGATGCGGTAAATGAAACGGAGAAGATTCTGGATTCAGCTTTTAATTACCGGATGGTTGCCGATGTGCCAGTTGGTGTATTTTTGAGTGGTGGCTATGATAGTACAGCCGTGGCTGCTTTAGTACAAAAAAATAGAAAAGAAAAGGTAAAAACATTTACAATTGGCTTTAAAGAAGCTCAATACAATGAAGCCGAGGAGGCCAAAAAAATAGCAAGGCACTTAGGCACAGATCATACTGAGCTCTATTGTACTCCCAATGAAGCTCGAGATATTTTAAGTAGCATTCCGGATATTTATGATGAGCCATTTGCAGATAATTCTGTGGTGCCCACCATTTTAGTATGCAAATTGGCGAGTGAGTCAGTAAAAGTGGTTTTGAGTGGGGACGGAGGGGATGAAATATTTGCCGGTTATGGTAAATTTAAACAAGCAATTAATTTTACCAATAATATTCCTAATTGGCTTCAATCTACCTTAGCAGGGGGTATGTCGCTAATAAACCCTGAGAAGATACCCTACCTTTCTGGCAAGTATAACTTTCCTTCTAGATATGAGAAGATGATTAATATATGGAAGTCTCATAGCCCATACGTGGCCATGAAAAATATCAGTAGTTTCATTACTGACGCTGAAGTTGGAAGGCTGCTAAACATTGAGTGGAAAGAAAAATTCACTTATTTTGATATTGCCCCACTCCTTAATGATTCAAACGATGACCTGAACAAGCTTTTGGCGATTGATTACAGGACTTTTTTGATGGATAATAACCTGGTAAAGGTGGATAGGGCATCTATGTCTGTGAGTATTGAAGGGAGGGAACCATTTTTAGATCAAAGAATTATTGAATACGTTGGAAGGCTACCTTCGGAGTATAAAATAAGAGAAGGACGAACCAAAGCTTTGCTAAAAGACGTGGTGCATAGGTATGTGCCCAAGGAGATGATGGACAGGCCAAAGATGCCGTTTATCGCACCACTCACCATTTGGTTTAGGAAAGAAATGAAGGATTTACTAATTGACCACCTTAGTGAAGAAAGCTTGGTGAGGCATGGTCTTTTTAATATTCAAGAGGTAATCAAACTTAGGGATAGTTATCTAAGCGGAAAGCCAGTAAGCCACCAAAAAGTGTGGAACATTCTCTTGTTTCAAATATGGTATGATAGATATTTTTAA